A DNA window from Selenomonas sp. oral taxon 126 contains the following coding sequences:
- a CDS encoding heavy metal translocating P-type ATPase, translating to MQKETFNVTGMTCSACSARVERAVKKMEGTAEVSVNLLTNTMTLAYDAAVTSPAAIIAVVEDAGYGASVKGALAAAQSAPTAGTVPAGTDAAEQAIHAMRTRLLISIFFLLPTMYIAMSPMLSMWGMPYAAGFKAVFWGAENALTFALAQFVLVLPIMYVNRPYYVNGFRNLLHGAPNMDTLVGIGSMASALFGVFAMFRMSWGLGHGDLALAAEYSTNLYFESAGMIVTLITVGKYLEARAKGQTTGALRALMQLAPAEATVLRDGAEVTVPVHTIALGETVIVRPGARIPVDGQVTEGATSVDESAVTGESMPIAKAEGDAVTSGTLNVEGTIRFTATRVGEDTTIRQLIRLVDEASGSKAPIARLADRVSAVFVPVVIVLALAAGGVWLLMGASVEFAFSITISILVISCPCALGLATPVAIMVGTGRGAAHGILIKSGEALEMAGNIDTVLMDKTGTLTEGCPQLVSIHPVGITADELIALAAALEAGSEHPIAAAIRSYAEQQTVTVPTATDFQAVFGRGVRARIGDDTCAAGNAALLAELDVPLTDEITAALDEMARRGETALALVRAGRIVGLLGVRDAEKPTSAAAVALMKEMGLTPVMLTGDDERTAQVIAARLGIDRVIAGVLPADKRAHVERLQAEGHTVAMIGDGVNDAPALVQADLGIAIGAGTDVAIESADAVLVRSDLLDAVSAIRLSRSVMTNIKQNLFWAFFYNVIGIPLAAGVLYPAFGVKLSPMIGAAAMSLSSVCVVLNALRLRFFAIAHEPVAVAERTAIEPEVTPIASAMETIDAARAASDRKEDITMEKTINVKGMTCPHCVKHVTKALEGLEGVSDVVVDLDAGTAKFSASRDIADSELAAVLDDAGYEMG from the coding sequence ATGCAAAAAGAAACATTCAACGTGACGGGCATGACCTGCTCGGCGTGTTCAGCGCGGGTGGAACGCGCCGTAAAGAAGATGGAGGGAACGGCGGAGGTCTCCGTCAATCTCCTGACGAATACGATGACACTCGCCTATGACGCAGCAGTCACAAGTCCTGCCGCGATCATCGCCGTGGTCGAGGACGCGGGGTATGGCGCGAGCGTGAAGGGTGCGCTCGCCGCCGCGCAGAGCGCGCCAACGGCAGGCACGGTACCTGCGGGAACGGATGCGGCGGAGCAGGCAATCCACGCAATGCGCACACGCCTTCTCATCTCCATCTTCTTCCTCCTGCCGACCATGTATATTGCGATGAGCCCAATGCTCTCGATGTGGGGCATGCCCTATGCGGCGGGCTTCAAGGCGGTGTTCTGGGGCGCGGAGAATGCGCTGACGTTCGCGCTCGCGCAGTTCGTCCTCGTCCTGCCAATTATGTATGTGAACCGTCCATACTATGTCAATGGATTCCGCAATCTCCTGCACGGTGCGCCGAATATGGATACGCTCGTCGGGATCGGCTCGATGGCATCCGCGCTGTTCGGCGTGTTCGCGATGTTCCGCATGAGCTGGGGGCTGGGGCACGGCGATCTCGCGCTCGCAGCGGAGTACAGCACGAATCTCTACTTCGAGTCGGCGGGCATGATCGTCACCCTGATCACAGTCGGAAAGTATCTCGAAGCGCGTGCAAAGGGGCAGACGACGGGCGCACTCCGTGCGCTCATGCAGCTCGCGCCCGCCGAGGCGACCGTCCTGCGTGACGGCGCAGAGGTGACTGTCCCTGTCCATACGATTGCGCTCGGCGAGACAGTCATTGTCCGTCCCGGCGCACGCATCCCCGTGGATGGGCAGGTGACGGAGGGCGCGACGAGCGTCGATGAGTCCGCCGTGACGGGCGAATCCATGCCCATCGCAAAGGCGGAGGGCGATGCCGTCACCTCGGGGACGCTGAACGTCGAGGGCACGATCCGCTTCACGGCGACGCGCGTCGGCGAGGATACGACGATCCGTCAGCTCATCCGCCTTGTCGATGAGGCGAGCGGGTCAAAGGCGCCGATTGCGCGCCTTGCCGACCGCGTGAGCGCGGTCTTCGTCCCCGTTGTGATTGTGCTCGCCCTCGCGGCGGGCGGCGTCTGGCTGCTGATGGGCGCGAGCGTCGAGTTCGCATTTTCCATCACCATCTCCATCCTCGTCATCTCCTGCCCCTGCGCACTCGGGCTTGCGACCCCCGTTGCGATCATGGTCGGCACGGGGCGCGGCGCAGCGCACGGCATCCTCATCAAGTCGGGCGAGGCGCTTGAGATGGCAGGCAATATTGATACCGTCCTGATGGACAAGACGGGCACGCTCACAGAGGGATGCCCGCAGCTCGTGAGCATCCACCCCGTCGGCATCACCGCCGACGAACTCATTGCACTCGCCGCCGCGCTGGAGGCGGGCAGCGAGCACCCGATTGCCGCCGCCATCCGCAGCTATGCGGAGCAGCAGACTGTCACAGTCCCCACTGCAACGGATTTTCAGGCGGTATTCGGGCGGGGCGTGCGCGCGCGCATCGGCGACGATACGTGCGCGGCGGGCAACGCCGCGCTGCTCGCAGAGCTCGATGTGCCGCTGACGGATGAAATCACGGCGGCCCTCGATGAGATGGCACGGCGCGGCGAGACGGCGCTCGCCCTCGTACGCGCGGGGCGCATTGTGGGACTGCTCGGCGTGCGCGATGCAGAGAAGCCGACCAGTGCGGCGGCAGTTGCACTGATGAAGGAGATGGGGCTCACGCCCGTCATGCTCACGGGCGACGATGAACGCACGGCACAGGTGATTGCCGCGCGGCTCGGCATCGACCGCGTCATCGCGGGCGTCCTGCCCGCCGACAAGCGCGCCCATGTGGAGCGTCTGCAAGCCGAGGGGCATACGGTCGCGATGATCGGCGACGGCGTGAACGACGCGCCCGCGCTCGTGCAGGCGGATCTCGGCATCGCCATCGGCGCGGGCACGGACGTCGCCATCGAGAGCGCGGACGCCGTGCTCGTCCGCAGCGACCTCCTCGACGCCGTCTCTGCCATCCGCCTCTCGCGCAGTGTCATGACCAACATCAAGCAGAACCTCTTTTGGGCATTTTTCTACAATGTCATCGGCATTCCGCTCGCGGCAGGCGTGCTCTACCCGGCATTCGGCGTGAAACTCTCGCCCATGATCGGGGCTGCTGCGATGAGCCTGTCGAGCGTCTGCGTCGTACTGAACGCGCTGCGGCTGCGCTTCTTTGCCATCGCGCACGAACCCGTGGCGGTGGCGGAGCGCACGGCGATCGAACCCGAGGTAACGCCCATCGCCTCTGCGATGGAGACAATAGATGCGGCACGAGCCGCCAGTGACAGAAAGGAAGATATCACTATGGAAAAGACCATCAACGTCAAGGGCATGACCTGCCCCCACTGCGTCAAGCACGTCACGAAGGCACTCGAGGGGCTAGAGGGCGTCTCCGATGTCGTCGTCGATCTCGATGCGGGCACGGCGAAGTTCAGCGCGAGCCGCGACATCGCGGACTCTGAGCTCGCCGCCGTCCTCGACGACGCGG
- the ltrA gene encoding group II intron reverse transcriptase/maturase has translation MAENRKEKGCPQKDRAEHEEYAGASRSFRRIWEERNRVQPELLEKILSRENLNRAFKRVKANKGAAGVDGMTIEETQAHLKEGNHAKALVERILRGKYTPQPVRSVGIPKPDGGERKLGIPTVIDRTIQQAIAQQLVGIYEPLFAEGSYGYRPGRSAKDAIRKVKEYAEQGYTYAVALDLSKYFDTLNHEILLQLLRKDIKDERVIQLIKRYLKSGIMEKGVVREREEGSPQGGNLSPLLANIYLNEFDQEYAKRGVPCIRYADDIVLLAKSRRAAQRILVKSTAYLEGKLKLKVNQEKSRTVSVFATKQFKYLGFTLGKNGSGVYVRVHPQAWKKMKAKCKELVSRRRVQKLPTSLDKIKEYMRGWLNYYGIASMKNRIDELNQWLYHRVRMCIWKQWKKPRTKIRNLCKLGVPLETAYKAGNCRRGCWWTSNTVAVKMAMTKERLIRFGFYDLAEAYQSVHATY, from the coding sequence ATGGCAGAAAACCGGAAAGAAAAGGGCTGCCCGCAAAAGGATCGTGCGGAACACGAAGAATATGCGGGAGCGTCAAGGTCGTTCCGTCGGATATGGGAGGAAAGGAACCGTGTACAGCCGGAGCTCTTGGAGAAGATACTGAGCAGGGAGAACCTGAACAGAGCTTTCAAGAGAGTGAAGGCAAACAAAGGAGCCGCGGGAGTCGATGGCATGACCATCGAAGAAACGCAGGCACACTTGAAAGAAGGAAACCATGCGAAAGCACTAGTGGAACGAATCCTGCGGGGAAAATATACCCCGCAGCCGGTGCGAAGCGTTGGAATCCCGAAGCCGGACGGAGGAGAGAGGAAACTCGGCATTCCCACCGTCATAGACCGTACCATACAACAGGCAATCGCGCAGCAGCTCGTAGGAATCTATGAGCCGCTGTTCGCCGAAGGAAGCTATGGGTACCGACCGGGAAGAAGTGCCAAAGACGCCATACGAAAGGTGAAAGAATACGCAGAGCAGGGCTACACCTATGCGGTAGCGCTGGACTTATCCAAGTATTTTGACACCCTGAACCACGAAATTCTGCTTCAGTTACTGAGGAAGGACATAAAAGATGAGCGAGTCATCCAGCTCATCAAGAGATACCTCAAAAGCGGAATCATGGAAAAAGGCGTAGTCCGAGAGAGAGAAGAAGGCTCCCCTCAGGGAGGGAATTTATCGCCCCTGTTAGCCAACATCTATCTCAACGAATTTGACCAAGAATATGCGAAAAGGGGAGTCCCGTGCATACGGTACGCGGACGATATCGTACTGCTCGCCAAGAGCAGGCGAGCTGCGCAGCGAATCTTGGTCAAGAGCACGGCCTATCTTGAGGGAAAACTGAAGCTGAAAGTCAACCAAGAGAAAAGCAGAACGGTCAGCGTGTTCGCAACGAAGCAATTCAAATATCTCGGATTCACGCTGGGGAAAAACGGAAGCGGCGTATATGTACGAGTCCACCCGCAAGCGTGGAAGAAGATGAAAGCCAAATGCAAAGAACTAGTGTCCCGGAGGAGGGTGCAGAAACTGCCGACCTCTCTGGACAAGATAAAAGAATATATGCGAGGCTGGTTGAACTACTACGGGATAGCGAGCATGAAGAATCGCATAGACGAATTGAACCAATGGCTGTACCATCGCGTAAGGATGTGTATCTGGAAGCAATGGAAGAAGCCGAGGACGAAGATTCGTAATTTATGCAAGTTGGGAGTTCCCCTTGAAACAGCCTACAAAGCAGGAAACTGCCGGAGAGGTTGTTGGTGGACAAGCAACACGGTGGCGGTCAAGATGGCAATGACAAAAGAAAGACTGATACGCTTCGGCTTTTATGATTTAGCCGAGGCATATCAGTCTGTACACGCAACCTATTGA
- a CDS encoding nucleotidyl transferase AbiEii/AbiGii toxin family protein, with translation MVGLDARSTMDMDATIKGVNVNVEDVENMMTEIIAVPLDDGVTFQVKSISEIMDEAEYPGIRVTMTALFDGVRTPLKIDISTGDAITPKEVKYSFKLMLEDRSLDVWAYNLETVLAEKLETIITRTTTNTRMRDFYDIAILQQIYGITLDPHILHDALPATARKRDTERHLAEAAEVFDEVESSPVMQNLWVAYQKKFSYASDLNWSTVMAAVRQLFSRYEGMV, from the coding sequence ATGGTTGGGCTAGACGCTCGCTCCACGATGGACATGGATGCGACCATCAAGGGGGTCAACGTCAATGTAGAGGACGTGGAGAACATGATGACCGAGATCATCGCTGTTCCCCTTGATGACGGTGTTACCTTTCAAGTGAAAAGCATCTCAGAGATCATGGATGAGGCAGAATATCCGGGCATACGGGTCACAATGACAGCGCTCTTTGATGGGGTGCGCACCCCTCTGAAAATCGATATCTCCACAGGCGATGCCATTACCCCCAAGGAGGTAAAGTACAGTTTCAAACTCATGCTGGAAGATCGGTCACTTGATGTGTGGGCCTACAATCTCGAAACTGTGCTGGCGGAAAAGTTAGAGACCATCATCACGCGCACCACGACGAATACCCGTATGAGGGATTTTTACGACATTGCCATTCTACAACAGATCTACGGCATCACTCTAGACCCGCACATTCTCCATGATGCTCTTCCGGCGACAGCCCGCAAGCGCGACACCGAGCGTCATCTGGCCGAGGCCGCCGAAGTCTTTGACGAAGTGGAAAGCAGCCCGGTCATGCAGAACCTGTGGGTGGCCTACCAGAAAAAGTTTTCGTATGCGTCCGACCTTAATTGGAGTACTGTCATGGCTGCGGTGCGCCAACTGTTCTCACGCTACGAGGGCATGGTATAA
- a CDS encoding secretion protein HlyD produces MFRPNKEANRTHSKGYVEDLPTQCGQKRCVKMAVLNLSVLP; encoded by the coding sequence ATTTTTCGTCCGAACAAGGAGGCAAACCGGACGCATAGCAAGGGCTATGTGGAGGATTTGCCGACACAGTGCGGGCAAAAAAGATGCGTCAAGATGGCGGTGCTGAATTTATCAGTGCTTCCTTAA
- a CDS encoding flavodoxin produces the protein MAKIAVVFWSGSGNTETMANAVVEGAEQGGAEVELIRVGDFSADRIADYDGILMGCPACGTEELDEGEFEPFFAEAEGKLSGVKVGMFGSYGWGGGAFMDTWTERVNAAGGAMVADGVTCELEPDDDALERCRALGAAMAKAVG, from the coding sequence ATGGCAAAGATTGCAGTTGTATTTTGGAGCGGCTCGGGCAATACGGAGACGATGGCGAACGCGGTCGTGGAAGGTGCAGAGCAGGGCGGCGCAGAGGTCGAGCTCATCCGCGTCGGCGACTTCTCCGCTGACCGTATTGCGGACTACGACGGTATCCTTATGGGCTGCCCCGCCTGTGGTACGGAGGAGCTCGACGAGGGCGAGTTCGAGCCGTTCTTTGCCGAGGCGGAGGGTAAGCTCTCGGGCGTGAAGGTCGGCATGTTTGGCTCGTATGGCTGGGGCGGCGGCGCGTTCATGGACACATGGACGGAGCGCGTGAATGCCGCAGGCGGCGCGATGGTCGCGGATGGCGTGACCTGCGAGCTCGAGCCGGATGACGACGCACTCGAGCGCTGCCGCGCACTCGGCGCAGCAATGGCAAAGGCGGTCGGCTGA
- a CDS encoding type IV toxin-antitoxin system AbiEi family antitoxin domain-containing protein yields the protein MSQFEQLDHLLENQGGLLRTGQVIAAGISKTVFYQFVQSRGLEQAAHGIYLSKDAWVDSMYLLHLRCPQAVFSHETALFFHDLTDREPLEYSVTVKTGYNPTRLKNEGMQVFTIKAELHEVGLITRQTPFGHNVPVYDMERTVCDVLRRRNQIEVQNFQGALKAYVRRKDKDLRTLIRYAKLFRVEKILRQYLEVLL from the coding sequence GTGAGTCAATTTGAACAGCTGGATCATCTGCTGGAAAATCAGGGCGGGTTACTGCGCACCGGACAGGTTATTGCTGCTGGAATCTCAAAAACAGTTTTTTATCAATTTGTGCAGTCTCGCGGGCTGGAACAGGCGGCACATGGGATTTATCTTTCCAAAGATGCCTGGGTGGATTCCATGTACCTTTTACATCTGCGCTGCCCGCAGGCGGTTTTTTCCCATGAAACGGCGTTGTTTTTCCATGACCTGACTGACCGGGAGCCCTTGGAATATTCCGTCACAGTCAAAACGGGCTACAATCCCACGCGCCTTAAGAATGAGGGCATGCAGGTCTTTACGATTAAGGCGGAGCTGCACGAGGTTGGCCTGATTACCAGGCAGACACCTTTTGGGCACAATGTGCCGGTCTATGATATGGAGCGAACGGTTTGTGATGTGCTTCGTAGGCGGAACCAAATCGAGGTGCAGAACTTCCAGGGAGCTTTGAAGGCATATGTCAGGCGAAAGGATAAAGATCTTCGCACGCTGATACGCTATGCAAAGCTGTTCCGGGTCGAGAAAATTTTACGGCAATATTTAGAGGTGCTCTTATGA